The DNA sequence CCGGTGAGGGTGTGCAGGGGTGTGCCGGTGGTCGCGTCCAAGATGCGGGCGGTGCGGTCGTCGCCTGCGGTGGCCAGGCGGGTGCCGTCGGGGTGCCAGGCGACCGAACGGACGATGTCGCTGTGGCCGGTGAGGGTGTGCAGGGGTGTGCCGGTGGCCGCGTCCCAGATGCGGACGGCGCCGTCTGTACCCGCGGTGGCCAGGCGGGTCCCGTCGGGGTGCCAGGCGACCGACCAAACGTTGCGGGTGTGGCCGGTGAGGGTGTGCAGGGGTGTGCCGGTGGCCGCGTCCCAGATGCGGACGGCGCCGTCTGTACCTGCGGTGGCCAGGCGGGTGCCGTCGGGGTGCCAGGCGACCGAACGGACCCGGGAGGTGTGGCCGGTGAGGGTGTGCAGGGGTGTGCCGGTGGCCGCGTCCCAGATGCGGACGGCGCCGTCTGCACCTGCGGTGGCCAGGCGGGTGCTGTCGGGGTGCCAGGCGACCGACCAAACGTTGCGGGTGTGGCCGGTGAGGGTGTGCAGGGGTGTGCCGGTGGCCGCGTCCCAGATGCGGGCGGTGCAGTCGTCGCCTGCGGTGGCCAGGCGGGTGCCGTCGGGGTGCCAGGCGACCGAACGGACGATGTCGCTGTGGCCGGTGAGGGTGTGCAGGGGTGTGCCGGTGGCCGCGTCCCAGATGCGGACGGCGCCGTCTGTACCCGCGGTGGCCAGGCGGGTGCCCTCGGGGTGCCAGGCGACCGACCAAACGTTGCGGGTGTGGCCGGTGAGGGTGTGCAGGGGTGTGCCGGTGGCCGCGTCCCAGATGCGGACGGCGCCGTCTGTACCTGCGGTGGCCAGGCGGGTGCCGTCGGGGTGCCAGGCGACCGAACGGACCCAGGAGGTGTGGCCGGTGAGGGTGTGCAGGGGTGTGCCGGTGGCCGCGTCCCAGATGCGGACGGCGCCGTCTGCACCTGCGGTGGCCAGGCGGGTGCCCTCGGGGTGCCAGGCGACCGAACGGACGATGTCGCTGTGGCCGGTGAGGGTGTGCAGGGGTGTGCCGGTGGCCGCGTCCCAGATGCGGACGGTGCGGTCGTCGCCTGCGGTGGCCAGGCGGGTGCCGTCGGGGTGCCAGGCGACCGAACGGACCCAGGAGGTGTGGCCGGTGAGGGTGTGCAGGGGTGTGCCGGTGGCCGCGTCCCAGATGCGGACGGTGCGGTCGTCGCCTGCGGTGGCCAGGCGGGTGCCCTCGGGGTGCCAGGCGACCGACCAAACGTTGCGGGTGTGGCCGGTGAGGGTGTGCAGGGGTGTGCCGGTGGTCGCGTCCCAGATGCGGACGGTGCGGTCGTCGCCTGCGGTGGCCAGGCGGGTGCCGTCGGGGTGCCAGGCGACCGACCAAACGTTGCGGGTGTGGCCGGTGAGGGTGTGCAGGGGTGTGCCGGTGGTCGCGTCCCAGATGTGCACGGTGCCGTCGGCACTTCCGGTGGCCAGGTGGGTGCCCTTAGGGTGCCAGGCACTAGTCATATAGCTGACCTTCGCAGGCGGGGAGGTTTGAAGCACGGGGGTGATGTGGCCGGGGAGAGCGGCGCCGAAGGTGTCTACCTGTCGAAATTCCGCGTTCGTCTCGGCACCGACCAGCGAAGCACATCGCCAGCGTGATCCCCTGGTTACCGCTCCTCGGAGATCGGCACCGATGAGGCGAGCACCGGACAGGTCAGCCTCTCGTAGGTCCGCTCCGGAAAGATCCGCGCCATCCAGTCGTGCGTCGCGAAGGTCGGCCTTTCTCAGGATGGCCCTTCGGAGATCAGCTGCGGCGAGGTCGGCGTGGCGCAAATTCACCCCGGTCAGTTGCAGCGGGCGCGGCACGTCCCCCTTCGAGTCGCCCGGTTGAAGGGGGAGCCCCAGACGTCGCAGCATGAACAGGGCGTTCCTCTTGGCGGTCTCCGTGGTGGAACCCGGGTCCGACCAGAGCGTGCGCCTCGCCCAGTGCTCGACCGTCTGCGGTCCTGCAAGCGTGGCGAGGAAGTCCGTCATCAGGTCGGACACTGCCGCCGACTTGAGCTGGGCCGGATCGTTGTCTCCCGCGCGGAACCGCTCCGCCACATGGTTCGCCACCAGCCATTCGAGTATCGACTGATGAACGAACTTGAAACGCTCGTATTCCACCCGGACCAGGAGCGTGCCCGAGCCGATCATGTGCGCCGCCTGGTCCGGGGTGATCTGCCGGTCGGCGAGGTTACGCAGCGCCTTGGCTGAGACATCGCCCAGCTCGGCGAGTCCGAGCGTCTCCTCACCGGTCTCCCACAGGAGAAGCGCGAGCTTGGTGACGGCCTCCCATCGTTCCTTCTCGGTGAGAGCGGGGGGCGCTCCGTCCGGCTGTGCCCGCTCGTACTCGTAACCGAGCCACCATTCGAGGAGTTCGCGATAGAGAACGGCGGCGCTGATCTCCCCCTCACGGTCGCGGATGCGCCTGAGCCGGTTCTCGTCGAGCCGGGCGATGAAGCTGAGCATCCGTGGGTTGCGGGAGAGCCCCAGCAGGTCGCGCACGTCGCCGAGCAGTTCGAATGTGGCCCGCGCCCGCGTGTCGTCGCCCTTGTAGAGCCTGGTGAGAAATTCGAGGATCTGGTCGTCGCCGAACTCCTGGATCTTCACGAGGCGACGCCCCGGCATGTCGCTCAACTGCGACGCCAGGGCGGTCTCCACCTCGTGGTCCGGCAAGAAGTACTGGGTCCTGCTGGTCAGCACCACCTTCGCACGGCCCTTCGCGGCGCCGACCAGGCTGCTCAGGTGCTGGGCGGCTTTCGCGTAGGTTATGCGTAGGGCCAGCTCGTCGAAGCCGTCGAACAGGAGAAGCACCCGGCCTTCGGAGATGAGGTTCCGGAGCAGAGGGAACCTGATCTCCTCCTCTCCTGACTTGGCGAAGTGGGCGGCGAGGATCTCCTCGAAGGAGTGTGCCTTTTCCAGATGACGCAACTGGATGAACACCGGGATGACCGGAGGCCGCTCCTCTTCATGTATGCGCCTGGCCAGCTCGCGCAGGAGGAACGTCTTTCCGTGGCCGAAGTCGCCGAGCACGACGATGAACCGGCCGTCGTAGTCGGCGACCCACTCCTGGATCTGGGTCAGCAGATCCTTGCCGGGCGTCTCCGCGGCTCCGGGACGACGCGGCGAGATCAGGCGGAACCGCTGGGGGACGTACAGCTCGGACGGATAGATGTCGCTCTTGGCCAGCTCCTCGGCCTGCCGTCGGGCGTACGGTCGTAGATCGTAGAGCCCTTGGAACTCGATCAGCGGCTGCAGGACGATGCCGCGGAGATTGGCCTGCACCTTCAACTCGTCCGGGGCCGGCTCGCCCTCGTAGACCAGAAAGGAACGTAGCCCTGGGTCACCGGCGCGGTAACGATCGTGCACGTGGCGGGTGAAGCCGTCGATGACGTCCTGCGAAATCTCCCCCTCGTGCACCCCCACCGGATACTGGGAGACCGGCGGGCCCGGCTGCGTGATCCGAAGGTAGCGAATAGGCCGGTCGACACGGATCTCCACCTCGTCGACGCATTCCTGTCCGTATCGGATCTCGCATACGCGCCGTACCTTGGCGAGCAGGTCATCGGGACGTCGGTGCACTACCTCCCGGTCGTAGGCGATCTTCCGGAGAGGGTCCTCGTTGTGCTCCTCCCCGCCGCCGAACACGGCGTGCACGTTCTCGAGCGGCTTATTGATGTCGCGGATCCACTCGTCCGGGCGGCGTCCGACGCTTGTGTCGCCCTCCCAGCGGCGACGCTCCGGGTTGTACCGGCGCGCGTACACGCGGACACCGCCGGCCGTCACCTGCACGAGCTGGTACTGGTTGGGCACGTCGTCCGGCCGGGCGTCCTGGCGGACTCCGGCGCTGCCCGCACACAGCACGGGTACGCCGTCGGGGCTGAAGGAGCAGAGCTTTCCGGCGTGCGTATGGCCGTGGAGGATGAGATTGAGATGCGGTGCGACCAGTTCGGCCAGCCGGTCGTGATCGCGTAAGAAGGCGCTGTCGTTCCGGTCGAGGATTACCGGATTGTGGTGGAGCGCTCCGATGCGCAGCCAGCCGTCGGCGGCCCGGGCGCTTAGCCGGTCCGCGAACCAGTAGAGCTGTTCGTCGCCGCAGTAGCCGTAGTGGTCCTCCGGCCGATGGCTTTCGGCGATGGTCGAGTTGAGGCCGGCGACCACCGTCTTGATCTCCGGCATCTCGAACAGCGTCCACGGCTGGTCCTTCGGGAAGCTCACGCCGCGCACGCCGGCATAGAACTCGGCGAACATGGCGGCGTAGTGCTCCAGCTTGGGCCAGTAGGGCGGGACCGGCTCAGTCTCGTCGGCCTCACAGTTGAGGAAGTAGGCCTCGCACTTTCGCCAGTTGATGTCGTGGTTGCCGGGCACCATGACCACGCGGTTCCGGCCGAGGCCCAGCCCTGCCGCCAGCTCCGCCAGGAAGTCGCGCACCTGCTGGAACTCGGATCGCGAGCCGGTCTCGGCGAGGTCTCCGGACGTGACGATCAGGTCGGGTTCCAGGCCGTGCGTGCGGCGTAGGAGGGCGATGTCCTCGAGAAGGCGGCTGACCAGACGGGAAAGACGGCGGTCGCCCGCAGTCAGGCCTTCGTTCCCGAAACGGTGTTTCGCGCCGAACTGAGTGTCCGAAATGTGCAGGATAGTAATGGATGTCCTGCCGGACACCGACCCTCCCTGTTCCCGATCCGAGTGACGTCGCAGGTATTCACATAATCAACAGAAGGTGAAAGCAAGGGAATCCTATGCCTTGGAACGGCTCAAGGGTGGTTCCTCGGTGAATGGCTGGTCGTTTTTGTTATGTCGCAAATGTGATTGCGGCCCCTGCCTGCGGGCCGGCCCGATGATTTAAGTGGGAGATGGGTGTCCGCGGCGTCTGGCGGCTTTCGGCCACGGTCCGTGGGGAGAACGGAATGCTGTCCGGCAGCCATGTGCGGGCCGATCCAGCGCCACAACGCTTCTGCGGACTCTCCCGCCACGGTTCCGGCCAACCCGCACGCCCGCCGCCGGGCTCATCCGCGCCAGGGCCGGTCCGAGGCCCGATCCACCGTCACCGATTCGAACGCCGAGCCTCACAACGCCACCCACCCCGAACAAGATGGCCCCACCGGACCTTCCGGCAGGGCCATCACGCGTACAACCTGCGCGGCGACGCCGCGCGCATCGATCCCGGCAGGATCTCGCTCTCCGCCGCTCAGGGCGAGGCCGGGCGGACCAGGCCCGGCGGGATCTTGCTCGCCGCGGCGCGGTCGAGCAGGAACAACGTCTCCTGGCGCCCGCGCGCCCCGGCCGCGGGGACCTGGATGGGCCCGGCGTCGGAGAGGGCTAGCCGTACGGCGGTGGCCTTCTCGGCGCCCGCCGCGACGATCCACACCTGGCGGGCCGCCCGGATGGTGGGCAGGGTGAGCGAGATGCGGGTCGGGGGCGGCTTGGGGGAGCCGTGGACGGCCACCACGGGGCGCTCGTCGTAGAGGGCCGGCATGCCGGGGAACAGCGAGGCCACGTGGGTGTCCGGGCCCAGGCCGAGCAGGAGGAGGTCGAACGACGGGACCGGGCCGTGGTCCTCGGGGCGGGCGGCCTTGCGCAGCGCCTCGGCGTACGCCTCGGCGGCCTCCTCGGGGGAGAGGCCGGAGTCGGCGGCCGGCATCGGATGCACCCGCTCGGGGTCGACGTCGACGTGGTCGAGCAGGGCGCGGCGGGCGCCGGTCTCGTTGCGCTCCCGGTCGCCGGTGGGCAGGTAGCGCTCGTCGCCCCACCAGATGTCCAGGTTCCGCCAGTCGACGGCGACGTGCGCGGGGTTGGCGGCCACGGCCGCGAGGGTGGCGATGCCGATGGTGCCGCCGGTGAGCACGATCGAGGCCGAGCCCTTCGCCGCCTGGGCGTCGACCAGGCGGGTGATGAGCCGGGCCGCGACCGCCTGGGCGAGCACCTCGGCGTCGCGGTGCACGACGACGGTGGGGGTGCTCACACCGCCTCCCGGGCGAGCCACCGGATCGCCGACGCGTACACGTCGTCGGGGTCGAGCCGGCGCAGCTCCTCGGCGAGCAGCTCGGACGCGGGACGGCGGGCGAGCGCGACCTGCCGCGGCGCCTGGCCGGGGCGGACCAGCGTGGCCTGCCGGGCGTCCTGCCGGGTCACCACGATCTCGCCCGCGGCCGCGGTCAGCCGCACCTCGGTCAGGCCCGGGCCGGAGCCGTACCCGACCCGGATCGGCGCGCCGAGCCGCTCCGACAGCCACGCGGCGAGCAGGCAGACGCTCGGGTTGCGCTCGGCGCCCACCACCAGGCCCTCGGTGACCTCGCCGACCGGCTGGTCGAACGCGGCGGCGAGCAGGCTGCGCCACGGCGTCAGCCGGGTCCACGCCATGTCGGTGTCGCCCGGCACGTACCCGTCGGCCCGGGACCGGATCGCCCGCACCGGGTCTGGGCTCGCCTTGGCGTCGGTGATGCGCCGCTGCGCCAGCAGGCCGATCGGGTCCTTCGCCGGGACCTGCGGGCACTCGCCCGGCCACCACGCCACCACCGGGGTGTCCGGCAGCAGCAGCGGGCTCACCACCGAGTCGGCGTGCTCGGTGAGCTCGCCGTACAGGCGCAGCAGCACGACCTCGCCCGGCGTCGACTCGCCCATGCGGATCTCCGCGTCGAGGCGGGTGCCCTCGTCGTCGTCCCGGGGGATCACCACGAGGATGCGCGACGGGTGCTCCCGCGCCGCCTCGGTCGCGGCCCGCACCGCGTCGTACTGCCGGGCCTCGTCCGCCACCACGATCAGCGTCAGCACCATGCCGATCGCCGGGGCGCCCATCTGGTGACGCAGCTTCGTCAGATGCGCGTCGATCTTGGACGCCGTGGTCGAGGTGAGCATGAAGCTCGTCACACCGCCTCCCCTTCCGCCGTCGCCGTGCGCGCGGTCACAGCCGCCTCCAGGACCTGCCGTCGCGCGCCATCAGCTCGTCGGCCGACTTCGGGCCCCAGGTGCCGGCCGGGTAGTCCTCCGGCGGGCCCTGCTTGGCCCAGAACTCCTCGATCGGGTCGAGGATCTGCCAGGACAGCTCGACCTCGGTCTGGTGCGGGAACAGCGGCGGGTCGCCGATGAGCACGTCGAGCAGCAGCCGCTCGTACGCCTCGGGCGAGGACTCGATGAACGACTCGCCGTAGGCGAAGTCCATCGTGACGTCGCGGACCTCCATCGCCGTGCCCGGCACCTTCGACCCGAAGCGCACCGTCACGCCCTCGTCCGGCTGCACCCGGATCACCAGCGCGTTCTGGCCGAGGATCTCGGTGTCGGTGCTGCTGAACGGCAGGTGCGGGGCGCGCTGGAAGATCAGCGCCACCTCGGTGACCCGGCGGCCGAGGCGCTTGCCGGTGCGCAGGTAGAACGGCACCCCGGCCCAGCGGCGGTTGGCGATCTCCAGCTTGATCGCCGCGTACGTCTCGGTGGTGGAGTCCGGCGGGATGCCGTCCTCCTCCAGGTAGCCCTTGACCGGCACGCCGCCCTGCCAGCCGGCGGTGTACCGGCCGCGGGCCGTGCCGAGCGCCAGGTCGTGCGGCAGCCGTACCGCGCGCAGCACCTTCTCCTTCTCCCGGCGGATCGCGTCGGCGTCGAAGAACACCGGGTCCTCCATCGCGGTGAGCGCGAGGAGCTGGAGCAGGTGGTTCTGGATCACGTCGCGCGCGGCGCCGATGCCGTCGTAGTAGCCCGCCCGGCCGCCGATGCCGATGTCCTCGGCCATCGTGATCTGCACGTGGTCGATGTACTCGCGGTTCCACACCGGCTCGAACAGGTTGTTGGCGAACCGCAGCGCCATGATGTTCTGGACGGTCTCCTTGCCCAGGTAGTGGTCGATGCGGAACACCGAGGACGGCGGGAACACCGCGTCGATGATCGCGTTCAGCTCGCGCGCCGACTGCAGGTCGTGGCCGAACGGCTTCTCGATGACCACGCGCCGCCACGACCCGCCGGAGGAACGTGCCAGGCCGGTGCGCTGCAGCTGGCGGATCACGACGGGGAAGGACTTCGGCGGGATCGACAGGTAGAAGGCGTAGTTGCCGCCGGTGCCCCGGGTCGCGTCGATCTCGCGCAGCGCGGCGGCGAGGTTGTCGAACGCCGCGTCGTCGCCGAACTCGCCCTTCACGAAGTGGATGCCCTGGCGGAGCTGGTGCCAGACCTCCTCGCGGAACGGCGTGCGGGCGTGCTCCTTCACCGCGTCGTGCGCGATCTTGGCGAAGTCCTCGTGCGTCCAGTCGCGGCGGGCGAACCCGACCAGGGAGAACCCGGGCGGCAGCAGCCCGCGGTTGCCCAGGTCGTAGATCGCCGGCAGCAGCTTGCGCCGCGCCAGGTCGCCGGTGACGCCGAACAGCACGAGCACGCACGGTCCGGCCACCCGGGGCAGGCGCTTGTCCCGCGGGTCGCGCAGCGGGTTGGCGGCGGCCACCGCCGGGCTCGTCGACACCTCGGCGACCGCCGCGGCGGCGGTCCACGCCTCGTCGGCGGGCGCCCGGCCCTCCAGTACGGCGGGCCCGGAGGCGGCCGGCGCGGCGGCCTGCGCCGCGTCCGGCCGCTCCTGCCGCTCGGTGTCCCCGCCGGCGCGCCCGGCGGCGTCCTCGTGCGGCGAACGATCGATCATCACAGCTCCTGTGCGACGGCGAGCAGGTGGGAGACCCCCGCCGCCCGGTCGGTCAGGTGGAGACGTACGGCGGGCCGCCCGCGGCCGACCAGCGCCCGAAGGTCGCCGAGCGCCTGGGCGAGCTGCAGCCGCCCCAGCGTGTACGGCTTGCCGGGCACCGCGACGTCCTCCGTGACCGCCCCGGTGACCTGCAGGAACACCCCGTTCTGCGGCCCGCCCTTGTGGTACTGCCCGGTGGAGTGGAGGAACCGCGGCCCCCAGCCGAAGGTGACCGGCCGCCGGGTGCGCGCCGCGAGCAGCCCGCGCAGCGTGGCCGGGTCGTGCGCCCGCCACGCCTCGGCCGTCTGCCCGAGGGACGCGTCCTTGCCGGTGGGCGTGTCGAGCGCCGCCCACCGGTCGAGGTAGGCCATCACCGCCAGGTAGCCGTCGTCCGGGACGGCCCGGAGCAGGCCGGTGAGCACGTCGGCGAGGTTCTTCGCCCCGTCCGGCACCTCGCCGTACACCTCGACCGGGCC is a window from the Thermopolyspora flexuosa genome containing:
- a CDS encoding pentapeptide repeat-containing protein, translated to MSGRTSITILHISDTQFGAKHRFGNEGLTAGDRRLSRLVSRLLEDIALLRRTHGLEPDLIVTSGDLAETGSRSEFQQVRDFLAELAAGLGLGRNRVVMVPGNHDINWRKCEAYFLNCEADETEPVPPYWPKLEHYAAMFAEFYAGVRGVSFPKDQPWTLFEMPEIKTVVAGLNSTIAESHRPEDHYGYCGDEQLYWFADRLSARAADGWLRIGALHHNPVILDRNDSAFLRDHDRLAELVAPHLNLILHGHTHAGKLCSFSPDGVPVLCAGSAGVRQDARPDDVPNQYQLVQVTAGGVRVYARRYNPERRRWEGDTSVGRRPDEWIRDINKPLENVHAVFGGGEEHNEDPLRKIAYDREVVHRRPDDLLAKVRRVCEIRYGQECVDEVEIRVDRPIRYLRITQPGPPVSQYPVGVHEGEISQDVIDGFTRHVHDRYRAGDPGLRSFLVYEGEPAPDELKVQANLRGIVLQPLIEFQGLYDLRPYARRQAEELAKSDIYPSELYVPQRFRLISPRRPGAAETPGKDLLTQIQEWVADYDGRFIVVLGDFGHGKTFLLRELARRIHEEERPPVIPVFIQLRHLEKAHSFEEILAAHFAKSGEEEIRFPLLRNLISEGRVLLLFDGFDELALRITYAKAAQHLSSLVGAAKGRAKVVLTSRTQYFLPDHEVETALASQLSDMPGRRLVKIQEFGDDQILEFLTRLYKGDDTRARATFELLGDVRDLLGLSRNPRMLSFIARLDENRLRRIRDREGEISAAVLYRELLEWWLGYEYERAQPDGAPPALTEKERWEAVTKLALLLWETGEETLGLAELGDVSAKALRNLADRQITPDQAAHMIGSGTLLVRVEYERFKFVHQSILEWLVANHVAERFRAGDNDPAQLKSAAVSDLMTDFLATLAGPQTVEHWARRTLWSDPGSTTETAKRNALFMLRRLGLPLQPGDSKGDVPRPLQLTGVNLRHADLAAADLRRAILRKADLRDARLDGADLSGADLREADLSGARLIGADLRGAVTRGSRWRCASLVGAETNAEFRQVDTFGAALPGHITPVLQTSPPAKVSYMTSAWHPKGTHLATGSADGTVHIWDATTGTPLHTLTGHTRNVWSVAWHPDGTRLATAGDDRTVRIWDATTGTPLHTLTGHTRNVWSVAWHPEGTRLATAGDDRTVRIWDAATGTPLHTLTGHTSWVRSVAWHPDGTRLATAGDDRTVRIWDAATGTPLHTLTGHSDIVRSVAWHPEGTRLATAGADGAVRIWDAATGTPLHTLTGHTSWVRSVAWHPDGTRLATAGTDGAVRIWDAATGTPLHTLTGHTRNVWSVAWHPEGTRLATAGTDGAVRIWDAATGTPLHTLTGHSDIVRSVAWHPDGTRLATAGDDCTARIWDAATGTPLHTLTGHTRNVWSVAWHPDSTRLATAGADGAVRIWDAATGTPLHTLTGHTSRVRSVAWHPDGTRLATAGTDGAVRIWDAATGTPLHTLTGHTRNVWSVAWHPDGTRLATAGTDGAVRIWDAATGTPLHTLTGHSDIVRSVAWHPDGTRLATAGDDRTARILDATTGTPLHTLTGHTSWVHSVAWHPNGTHLATASADGAIGIWDTRDYTCLGRILPLPQGAAVFSADGLTYKFEGDPAGRFWWAINLCVFAPGELDPYIPELRRVPFDTPLSEMSRARQED
- the pgl gene encoding 6-phosphogluconolactonase, with protein sequence MSTPTVVVHRDAEVLAQAVAARLITRLVDAQAAKGSASIVLTGGTIGIATLAAVAANPAHVAVDWRNLDIWWGDERYLPTGDRERNETGARRALLDHVDVDPERVHPMPAADSGLSPEEAAEAYAEALRKAARPEDHGPVPSFDLLLLGLGPDTHVASLFPGMPALYDERPVVAVHGSPKPPPTRISLTLPTIRAARQVWIVAAGAEKATAVRLALSDAGPIQVPAAGARGRQETLFLLDRAAASKIPPGLVRPASP
- a CDS encoding glucose-6-phosphate dehydrogenase assembly protein OpcA: MLTSTTASKIDAHLTKLRHQMGAPAIGMVLTLIVVADEARQYDAVRAATEAAREHPSRILVVIPRDDDEGTRLDAEIRMGESTPGEVVLLRLYGELTEHADSVVSPLLLPDTPVVAWWPGECPQVPAKDPIGLLAQRRITDAKASPDPVRAIRSRADGYVPGDTDMAWTRLTPWRSLLAAAFDQPVGEVTEGLVVGAERNPSVCLLAAWLSERLGAPIRVGYGSGPGLTEVRLTAAAGEIVVTRQDARQATLVRPGQAPRQVALARRPASELLAEELRRLDPDDVYASAIRWLAREAV
- the zwf gene encoding glucose-6-phosphate dehydrogenase, yielding MIDRSPHEDAAGRAGGDTERQERPDAAQAAAPAASGPAVLEGRAPADEAWTAAAAVAEVSTSPAVAAANPLRDPRDKRLPRVAGPCVLVLFGVTGDLARRKLLPAIYDLGNRGLLPPGFSLVGFARRDWTHEDFAKIAHDAVKEHARTPFREEVWHQLRQGIHFVKGEFGDDAAFDNLAAALREIDATRGTGGNYAFYLSIPPKSFPVVIRQLQRTGLARSSGGSWRRVVIEKPFGHDLQSARELNAIIDAVFPPSSVFRIDHYLGKETVQNIMALRFANNLFEPVWNREYIDHVQITMAEDIGIGGRAGYYDGIGAARDVIQNHLLQLLALTAMEDPVFFDADAIRREKEKVLRAVRLPHDLALGTARGRYTAGWQGGVPVKGYLEEDGIPPDSTTETYAAIKLEIANRRWAGVPFYLRTGKRLGRRVTEVALIFQRAPHLPFSSTDTEILGQNALVIRVQPDEGVTVRFGSKVPGTAMEVRDVTMDFAYGESFIESSPEAYERLLLDVLIGDPPLFPHQTEVELSWQILDPIEEFWAKQGPPEDYPAGTWGPKSADELMARDGRSWRRL